The Eulemur rufifrons isolate Redbay chromosome 3, OSU_ERuf_1, whole genome shotgun sequence DNA segment AGAAGTTATGGACATGGTAAGTAAGCATATGAAAGAgtttcaacatcatatgtcatcagggaattgCCAACTAAAACAATAGTGACATACCACaacacacctattaaaatggttaaaatccCAAACACTGAGGGCACCagatgctgacaaggatgtggagcaatgagaactctcattcattactggtgggaatgcaaacatGATACAGTCAagttggaagacagtttggcaatttcttacaaaaatgAACATAGGCttaccatattatccagcaattaCGCTCCATAGTATTTACCCAAGTAAGTTGTAAtgctcacacaaaaacctgtgtgGGAaggtttatagcaactttattcataatttgctaaacttggaagcaatcaagagACCCTTCAACAGATGAATTGATAAACAAACTGCAGCATGTTCATGCAACGGAATACTGTATGAAAAAATGAGGAACCAAGCCACAATAAGACATAGtaaaaccttaaatgcatattgctaagtgaaaaaagccaatctaaGAAGAATACAGGCTGGTCatgatggttcatgcctgtaatcctaacaccttgggaggtggaggaaggaggatcgcttgaggccaggaggtcgagaccaacctgggcaacatagtgagaccgatctctacaaaaaatttaaaaattaccaggacgtggtggtgtgtgcctgaagtcccagctactcaggaggctaaggcagtaggattgcttgagttcaggatttcaaggctacagtaagctatgattagGCCACTATATTCCTGCCTAGACAGCAGAATAACtggtctccagaaaaaaaaaagaagaaagagaaagaaaaagaaaaaataataataaataaaaagactacatgcatgatttcaactatatgataTTCTGCAAAAGGCACTAGCATGGAGACcgcaaaaagataaatattttccaggggtttggggagagagagggagcaagtGGAGCAcaagggatttttagggcaatgaaaatattctatatgatACTGCAATGGTGCATGcacatcattttatatttgtaaacacCCATAGAATATACACTGTGGAGTGAACCCTGATGTAAATTATGGACTTAagttaataatgtatcaatattgacTCTTCAagtgtaacaaatgcaccacatTTATGCAAGAcgttaacattaggggaaactGGGGGCATGAAAGGTCAGTGGTTGTGGGTAGACGGAGTATGTGGGAATTCTCTGCAAtttctgctcagtttttctgtaaacctgAAATTGCTTTAAATAATAAACTCTGTTGGCAGAGAAGAGCAGCCGCTGGAGATGTCTGATGATGCCTGGACCTGAGGAGCAGTCAGTGACACGATACAGCGAGCAAGGGATCACTTACACCTGATAGCAACTACAGAACAGCACACGTCCAAGGTGGAAGTCCCAGTCACACACAGAAGGACAGCCTCCCTGAGCAACCAAGAGTGTCCCTTGTACCCGAGGTGTTCTCAGCAGCAGCAAGTACCTGTGGGGAATTTCCAGGTGGAACTG contains these protein-coding regions:
- the LOC138381390 gene encoding SNRPN upstream reading frame protein-like codes for the protein MNTEELAHLLSSYYLVSFFIFFVTKLSGNKVFTFYQAADAKQQVSDTIQRARDHLHLIATTEQHTSKVEVPVTHRRTASLSNQECPLYPRCSQQQQVPVGNFQVELRAAFLPQTPTGG